CTTCCTAAAGGGTATAAAGTTCCAGTTCATTGGCCTAAGAGTAGGGACATGGTGAGATTGATTCTTTGGTAAGATATTAGAAatgtttgttgtgtttttgttttggctGTAGAATCTagatcttttgttttttgtgttgttgtttcaatctcatttgaTCAATGCTAGTCTTGTTGTTGTAGCTCAATTTTATCATGAAATGTTACTTTATTTAGGTTCCATTGATTCTATTTAAGTTTAGTTGAATTATCTAAGTTTGTTAGATTGTATTcaagatttaatttatatacgcTGTCAGTTTAAAGAATACAGTGATGATTGTTTCTATTGAGTGCCTGGTTTTTACTTTTATCAACTCATGAAAGCAATGTTAACGGAGTCTGATATTTCCGTTTAAACAGATTTGGTACGATAATGTCCCTCATCCAAAGCTAGTTGAGTACAAGAAAGACCAACATTGGGTTGTGAAATCTGGTGAATATCTAATATTTCCAGGAGGTGGTACTCAATTCAAAGACGGAGTTGATCATTACATTGAGTTCATAGAAAAGGTATATCATTGTGTTCAATCACATAATTTACATTTAGTATGATATATGCATTCATATTTTTTCTGTGTTTGACTAGTTTTTGAATGCTTACTAGCTACTATGCTTTGTGGTTTGCTGATTGTTTTTTGTTGCACACCAGACATTAGCAAAAATTCAATGGGGAAAGCATATCAGGGTTGTTCTAGATGTTGGATGCGGCGTTGCTAGCTTTGGTGGCTATCTGCTAGACAAAAATGTAATTACCATGTCATTTGCTCCAAAGGATGAACACGAAGCCCAGATACAGTTTGCTTTGGAGCGAGGAATTCCCGCAACTCTTTCGGTAATTGGAACACAAAAGTTGACTTTTCCTGACAAtggttttgatttgattcattgCGCACGATGCAGAGTTCACTGGGATGCAGATGGTACTTATCTATTTgttgttcaattaatatcaatatctGATAGGTATGTTTATTCACAAATTTGGTCCACATCTTTAGGTGGGAAACCGTTATACGAACTCAATAGGATTCTTAGACCTGGCGGTTACTTTGCATGGTCTGCAACACCAGTTTATCGTGATGATGATCGAGATCAGAAAGTATGGAAAGGTTTGTCTATCCTAAGTTAGGAGATCAATGGTTCTGTCTTCTTATCCCTTGtgcttaagaaaaataaaataaaatatcgtttaatttcatttttcaaactgCAGCCATGGTGGCTATAACAAAAGCTATGTGCTGGAAGGTTGTCGCTAAGGCCGACGATTCATCTGGAATTGGGCTTGTTATATACCAGAAGCCTACTTCATCTTCTTGTTATGAGAAACGTACAGAGAACAATCCACCTTTATGTGAAAATGCGGATGGGAAAAATAGCTCATGGtattttatttctctcattctttcttctatttcttgTTGCCTAtgacatttatattttaatcaatGTACACTTAAGTATGTGATTGAAAAATATACTTATACCGTCGCTAATCAAATCGCTATAGCTTAACTATATTGCTGCCTTTAGTTTACTTTGTATTTATTCTGATTTTTGATGCATTATTACTTTTGTAGGTATGCCCGACTCAATAGTTGCCTTACCCCTCTTCCGGTTGATGGTAAGGGTAAACCACAGAGCTGGCCCATGCCTTGGCCTCAGAGGCTTACTAGTAAGCCTCCTAGCTTACCTAATGATTCAGATGCCACTGATGAGTTCAACAAGGACAGCAACCGCTGGTCTCAACTAGTGTCAAATGTTTATGCTGACGGTCTTTCGATAAATTGGTCAAGTGTTCGAAATGTAATGGACATGAATGCTGGTTATGCAGGGTAAAGTATATACTTTGTaaaagattagttttttttgttgaactttGTGTGGATTTATTGATGTCAATCTTATCTAACACTTGTGTCAACTGAAGTTGGCTAGTTTCCACCAAACTTCAGTCAAATTGATACCGATTGTCTTATTTTTCAGATTTGCCGCATCTCTTATTGATAGACCAATCTGGGTGATGAATGTAGTACCTATTGATGTCCCAGATACCCTTTCTATTATATTGGACCGAGGATTAATAGGAATGTATCATGATTGGTGCGAGTCCTTTAATACCTATCCGCGCACATATGACCTACTTCATGCTAGCTTTCTTTTCAAATATCTTGAGCAAAGGTatgcttattttaaaattgcaaAGGCGAGTTCCATGGTAGACGGCAGATCACTACTTCAAAATCATTTGGAACTCTAATGACAATTGAAGACGTCCCTCGAAAGTAAAATCTCATTGTCCTCGTCATCCTCATAGCTGAGGCAATGACCTGATCAGCGACAGTCTGACCAGAACAAGGAAAAACAATATGAGTTAGTTTTGAGGAACACAAATTCATTTTCCCTTGTTTTTGTCGAACTGGCACCAACAAGTCATTGTTTCAGCTGTGAGAACGAGTGGGACCGTGAGTTTCTGCTTCTAGAAGACGATGTCTGTCGTCGTTGAAATTTCGAATGATTTTCAAGTACTGATCTACAGTTGACCACCCGTAAAATCTAATAACTATAAGATCATGTTCTTTCTCCCATCATCGCCACCATGATCATAATGGGACTCTTGTTACTTGTTAGTTTACTTCTACATGTAGCATAGAATGTGTTGAGACATGATTCTGACCAATGTTGATCTTTGACAGATGCGGCCTTGTAGATGTGATCGTGGAGATAGATCGCATATTGAGACCAGATGGATATCTTGTGATTCATGATTCCATGGAAATGCTTAACAAACTCAGTCCAACCTTGCGTTCACTACACTGGTCTGTAAAGTTGCATCAAAATCAGTTTCTTGTCGGAAGGAAAAGTTTTTGGCGTCCCACAAGCTTAGGAAACTAAATGCACTCAGGTCGATGAACATGATGGTGCATTCTTTCAATTTCCCATATTTCAGTGTATTATAAATCAAAATTACAAGCAAAATATTGGATTTTAAGAAAGGAATGTTAAGTTATTGATAGGTAATCTTGTATGAGTGTGAAATCTGTtggttaaatatatattatagtaaagTATAGAGAAACTTGTTCCTTTTTCAAACCACACAATCTGCATGCTCTCCAATAGTTAAAGTAATTCTCAATTTGTTCCTTCACTTTGTAGGTCTATTAGTCTGTAAATAGTTTTGGTCACCAAATAAATTTCTCTAGTTTTGATCCTATAAGAATGTTTTTAGCCAACTAATTTCTCAAAAGGACAAAACTGTCATTGAATTTGTCCTTTGAAtgaagatgaatatgatgtcaatttcatatatttgattgattaatcttatatttgaaacaaaactATCATTGAATTTGTCCTTtgaatgaatatgaatatttgaTTGATTAATCATTAAACTACAGTAAGAGACTATTCCACTTCATACAGTACTTGTTTAGATCATTAGCTTCTCTTCATTAAGACAGCTTATATTTTCCTCTATGTCTGGATCAAGGCACAATAGCACGTACAAGAATAATAATTGAAACATTCACATTCAGAAGGTGGTACTACACAAAAACCTACATAGGAAACTACACAAATGTGTACTAGTTGCAAAAGAAATTACATGGCATTTTCACAAATGAAATTTGACTTGTCAGTAACAATCCTGCCATTAGAAGCTGCAACATTCCGATTATAACAACTTAACTTATCAACATAACTATAATTTTGCATAGTACTTGCATGACCATCTAGAACAGAATGACCCATCACATTAATCCAACCCTTTGATTCCTGTTCATTACTAACTGAATGTATGAATCCCTTACCTTCATACTTCTCCTCAAAACCATGAGATAAATCAGTAACAAGCTTATATCCATCATCCAAACCATGAGGTTCTGTCACAGTAATAACTCTTAAGGGATACTTGCGTTTAACCTTCAATTTAGATATCATTTCTCCTCTATTATCAATGACTTTAACTTTCTTCTTGGCTTTGAATTTCTGCTTAACCATCTTATAAGTTCCATTGCTTTTAAACTTTATAACATTCCTAAAACTGAATCCCTTCGAAACAACTGTGGTTATGTTACCGGAACTTGTCATAACCCATCCTTCTATCATTGTCTCCGTCTCTGCTTCCGCGCGAAACTCACCGTCAAGTCCTCTAAATTCCTCTGCACGTTGAACATCGGTTTTAGGGTTATGATGAATAACACGATTTGCACGAACTACAGAAGATTGATGATCAACCCAAAGATGCAAATTTGCATTCACAAGCCAAAATGATAATCCTCTGGTCACCCCAATTCCAAAAACATGTCTTTTCCCATCAAGAAGTTTCCCTAAAAATGGTGTTAATTCCATATCATACGAAGGAAGATCAAACGCCCCAATCGCAACAATCGGCTCCCAAAACAACGGATTAATCCCACCAGTGAAAACCACCGGAAAAGGAATCTCCGATCCAACAAGCTCGCCATCAATAGTCACATAAACTTCTCTATAAGCACCATTCCCTCTCTCAGTATCTAAACCATTCGTAGTAATATACGAATTCGGTGGATTTGAATaccaaaattcatcatttccatGAAAAGAAACATACAATTCAAGAACCGCTTTATAAGTATTCCGCGGAATTCGAATTCTTCGTTTCTTCAATTGCTTTTCTTCCTCAACCCTAAACCAAAACCCTCGTTTTCCACTATCACAAATCGGAATAATCAAATCAGCTGGTAATTCATTCAAAACCCTAGAATCCGGTACCTTCAATTCACTCCTCAAAGACCTTGATcttgaaattgaatttgaaactgCATTTGAAATTGGATTAAACGGAACGCTAACGGAGTTTTTGTGCTTGTCGTAATAATACAAAAGAGTAACGGTGATATGAAATTCGCCGGTGAATTCTGCGTTAATGATATTTTCAAGCATCATAGTGAGGTCAAGGTTTGATTGAGTAAGAAGGGAGGTGTATTTAGTAATATCTTTACGAACATTCCAGAAGATTCTAGAATTATCAGGCTGAGCGGTGCTTGTTCGGAGAAGCTCGACGCCGGCGAGCCATAAGGCGGCGATACGGTCGTATTGTTCGCCTTTGATTTTGGCGTGGAAGTGAAGGATGACACGTGTCCATGGTGGAGGGCAATGGAAGGGTGGGGTGTATGGTGTGGTAAAAGGGGGGGTGTCGATAGTGTTGGCGAATGTGTGGTGGAGGATTTGGTGGGAACATGATGGGGTTGGTTGGTAGGGTGGTGGGTATGTTACTTCTATGAATTCTTGGTGGGGCCCATTTGGGTGAGGTTTTTGAGAGTGTTCTTGAGAGATTGTGTAATGGTTTGGTTGAGAGTGAGAGTGAGAGTGGGAGTGAAGTGAAGGGATGAAGAATAGAAAGAGGAAATATGAGAAGGTGTGGTGGAGTTGCATTTTGGGGAATGAAAGTGAGGAAATTTTAGTTCATGGAAGAAGATTCAATAGTGAATGTATTTGGTAGTTATGTGATTGCTTGATTTATATGTGGAGAATAAAATGGATTTAGGTGTGCAGTATATTTACTTGAGTACGAACTAGAAGgaaatttcttgaattttaaaGAGCTGTTCCATAATCTTAGTGACATACTTGCCCAAccaacatcaaaatcaaaatgaatttaatttatagtAACAAAATTTTACACATACAATTGACTTACCTTATCAGAAGATGACTACCAATGTAATTTTGGATGGTAGTTGTATGTCTTTGCTTGTTGATTGAAACGGCGGGGGTATGTATACTTTGTATacactccgacgctcaagtcagtattGAGTGAAAATGGGGTAAAGAGAGTTAAAGGATTTTAACCTTGGGGACTATTGAGAATCCCCTTTATATAGTCTGCGTGTTTGCAGGAGCCGTTGTCTAGCACACGTAGGGCTCGACAGTTATGGTTTCGTGGGAATAGTAACCGTCGAGGGAGGGATTCGCGAGAGTCATGGAGAGGACCATTACTGTTCAATTTAAATGGGTCTCTGTCGCTCCGAGCACCCCTCACGGGGAGGAGGTGTATGTTAGATTTTGGTCAGTTTGTATTGGTCCCACGTATCGGTACAAAACACAATGATGTATTGACTGatgtttaaataattttttgttttttttgagagatgatgtttaaataaattaaaaatatatgatttgtcATGTTTCATTAATTGATGTAACAACACATCGGTAGATGTATATGTAAAACTTTGTGACACCGTcgatgtatataaattaaatgataaaCATATGAGCAGTTTCTTATGTTTATTTCATATGGTTGTCAATATAACATTTACTTTTTGCGGTGATAACAAtctttaataaaattgtatatttgagatattaattatagttaaccACTTAACAAAATACAATTAAGTTTTGTCcaaaattaaactcaaaaaaatttctttttggttcgaacaaatgtaaaaagaaaaagaatgaagtcgcaatttgttttttctcttttaattttttctacttCATGTGTGTGCATAATGAATTTGTTGGAAAATTTTGTCATTTGTTACGACTTACGAGTAAAGGTATCCGATGCAcaccaaacaaaaatgaattttgtttttatagtaCTACGTAAAAAATGATGTACAGATATCGCGCAGATTAAGAAGTAGTGAACATGCTTTAATAAGAAGGCTCGACGACGTCGTTTTGACAAATAtggaaaaaggagaaaaaaatcgCCCACCGTGGGGCTCGAACCCACGACCACAAGGTTAAGAGCCTTGcgctctaccaactgagctagaCGGGCTTATTATTTAATctcatcatattttaattatatacaattttatttttaataaaaaaaacctaatatcTACAACTTTTTATCCTTTAGCTCAACTTAGTTGACTTAACCAACTCCTCTAGTCATTGGTACAAGTCTAAGTTTGAAGAACAAGAAACATATGAGtatgatgaatttaatttacATAAATGTATTAACAAGTAACTAAATACAGAGctgcacaaaaaaaaagtgtaaattgCAATATTATTTAACTTGAGTTACATACATCATTCGAATGACAAGCAAGATTGAAAATTCTATAAGAGTAAATGTGTGCATTTTAATCACTTTGCGAGAGCAAATTGAACTctctaaaattgaaaatgaaatcatTACATGTTTCTTAAACGTTATCTAAATGCTTCATCTATTTTTCGAATTCCAACCTGTGTTGACCTTTTTGACATCTTCAAGGAATCACGATAACTTTTGGATTTgtattcaaaattgaaattgtagCTTTTACTTAAACAAGATATCTCGAGAACATTTTCAACCATTGTCTTCTTAAAATGaggttttctaataaaaaaattcatcatcaattatGTATCTTTTAGTTCTAATTCAAACCATTAATGCAGTCATTGTAGGTCAAGAAGAGTTCCAACTTTTTGGCCCTTAACGTCCCCAATTTGAACCCTTGCTGTTACTGTTTCTGGATGCATGCCAAACCCAGGACATGAATCCTTAAGGACAAATCCTCTTTTATAGCATAAAACAGAAAATTTGATGAGACCAATTTTCAAAGTTATCTTCGTTCGGAAGTAGGTAGGCAAATAACGAAAGAGAATGTGAGGAATCTAATATCGAGTCTACTTGATCTAATGGTTGTTTTAATCGGACCACCATGGTCAAAAACATTTACTTGATCATCCGAAGCTCGTACAGCAGTGCCCTTCTGTGTCTTGAAAGTcgtaaacaatttaaaaattggaACACCACAAACCATGAATTAATAGATTCAAAATTGTCCTGCTATGCAGAAAAGTCGTGTGCTTTGTAATATCGTTTGAAAACAATTTTATCAGACATTTGTTCAATTCACTAGTGCTTGGTAATAAGGTCTAGTTGCAGACAGAAAGAAAGATTTAAGAAAAACGAACCACCATGGATCAGCAACTAAATAAACTGAAAAATAGCAATGACCAAAAACAACCCACATAAACTTTATTAAAGCGTGGTTCAGTTCCAACTACTAGTTCTAGTAAATAGACTAAGTCATCTATATGAACAGAGATACAAATGACTGAAGTgggagaaaataaaatcatcaagCTGCAGCCGCTTCGTTGAGCAGCATCTGATCAAAGTGCCAGACACCTGAAATTACACAAGACAGTCAAAAAAGTTAACACTGAAAAACAGGGGAGGAAAAGAAAACTAGATCAAAGTATGAAAAATAAGATGCATGGAGTAGAAATAGAAATCCTCACCATGTCCTTTGCCAACTCTTCTTAGCTGAGCAACATACtcggatattttttttatggcttCCACCTACGAAAAGAACAAAAGTAATTTAAGAGCTGACTTTGGATTTCATGTGTAACACACAATTGTGTGCAATCCCTTAAACTAATATATATGGTAAATTGCAACATAGATTTCATGCATACCTGTTCACCCAAAAACTCACTTTCCACAAAGTCTGCCAAATTCACATCACCAGTCTTTGAGGCAACCTGTGGAAAAACATACATAAAGTTAAGAGAAAGGAATTTCCATTTTATCGATTTAAATGCCAAAATGAACTAGACAATGATACAAAGCACAATCTGTAAACCAGAAACCAAAACTCAACAAACATGTCTTACATTGTGCAGGTTAAGGAGTTTCTCATTTGTTAGCTTCTCCAAGGACAATGCAAGTTCCATTGCTGCAATAAGATAAGAATGTTAAATTCTGATATATAGAAAATCCAATCACCCAAGCAGGTAACAATTGTAAAATGTTGACTTCTCCATCTTGTGTTACTCATTGCATTACACAATAAGACTTCATTTTTTAAGCAAATATTGTTCTACAAAACTAGTAACTAGAGGGggcataaaaaacaaaaatgtaatCTGAAATCAGGATTCATTTTACTTTACAAAATATTTCGGATGCCAGGGCAATCATTTTAATGATTACAAGAAACATGATCACAATTAAGGGCTGGTATCAAATTCCAAACAGGGAATCACGATATTAAGGAAGTGCTATAAATCCCCTTTTGGTATATCATAATTATCATTGGCAAATCATGAACATGATTGTCGAAACTATAAAACAAAGGATTCTAGTATgtttaatttaatgataaacTATATCAGAACTGATTCCCAGTTTGGTTTGTGTGTCATAGTTGATTTAACCCAAAGCTCAACTTGATGAAAATTTAACCAGCAAGCTCAACTTGATAAAAAGATGATTTTGTATTGTGCTGAAAAAtgtctattttcatttttcagatCACGCTTTCTTAgtaaaatcattcaaaataaatCACTTTTTGATTAAGTTCAATGTTAGTTTgagtaaataattttaaaattcaactcTGTTCAAAGTTATGTTTATGAAACAGTAATCCAAGCCCACAAATTGATCAATTATCTTCAAAGCACAAGTTTACAAAGTTGCCTAACTTCgtaaacaaataatttgatCCATTAATACCACACATATCACAGTTCAGACTCAATTAATGCAGGAATATGCAAAAGAAAGATCCAAATTATGTTACCAATTACAGAACAAAAGAtctaaaccaaaaaaagaaactaaccGTGCAACGCATCACCCTTATCTGCATGATCAAACTCAGAAAGCGGCATCACTATAGATTGCAACTTCACTTTTCCACCCCTTTggttctaaaaataaaacaatatacaCAATCAGAACTAAACATGACAGTATAACATCAATAAAGCAACAAAATTCGACAACTTTCTAATCGGTTAACGCAGTTTGTACACGTGGTTAACACAGTTAACAACTTACGATTTTGACCTGCGTTAACCTTTGCAGTGTTAGATAATAGGTTATTGGGCTTATGCTAATGGACCACTTATGTTTCTAAGTTAGTAAAGTCcttttatgatttattatatACCGTCGTTATGGTATTCTATTGAAACACTAGCCGTTTTTTGTTAGAGTATTATATGATTCTCTATATTCTTAACATGTAGTACAAACACTTCTGATCAAATACGTGTCTTGTGTCGACAACGAAAcatgcaattaatttttttaaatcattttcttaaattactacTTGTGTTCAAGTGTCAGTGATTACGACGTTTTCTTAAATTACTATTGGTGTCAACGTGTCAGTCTCATGTCCGGTATGAGTCAGTGCTTCATGGGCATTaattaaccatttaaaaaatagtcaaatttcattaaattgggtacaaatataatttatgacaagtaaaagtaaaaaaccTGATATTCCATCAATTTCTCAGCATGCCCTCTTTCCTCTTCACTAGATTCCTTAAAAAACctataaacaaaacaacataatcaaaacattcagtaacataacataatcattcctaacaaaaagtcaaattaaaccaaacaaaaccaaaacaaaacaaattaaaacataatcactTACTTAGCAAGACCTTTCAGCGCAACATTATCTCTATCGAAATACGCATACATCGCATGATAAACATAGGAAACATTATACTCCACActgttcaacaacaacaaaaaattcccaaattaattaaataaataaataaaaattaaattaaatgaaattattaaaattaagagaATAGCGAAAACGAACTTGATTTGTTCATTAATGGCAGATTCAGaatcaacatgaaatttatGACGAGCTAAAGAATCTTGAGGAACAATAGGAACAAGATCAAGTTCCTTTTTAACCTCTTCAAAAGGTTCAAACAAAACACCGGTTAAAACACGGTTATTGTTCGAACCTTTCGTAGCGGAAACAGAGATTCGGTCCA
Above is a genomic segment from Medicago truncatula cultivar Jemalong A17 chromosome 5, MtrunA17r5.0-ANR, whole genome shotgun sequence containing:
- the LOC11424361 gene encoding probable methyltransferase PMT23, which gives rise to MAEDHFLKQKKYPFILTLSILLISVTFFLLTTTTTTFNPLLFYSNIQHPHQPIAKPPLVLDSDSTTVSEELKLPSKEEESPQKEEALNIDWKLCKKPVTVDYIPCLDNYKAIQALKSRRHMEHRERHCPDTSLNCLLPLPKGYKVPVHWPKSRDMIWYDNVPHPKLVEYKKDQHWVVKSGEYLIFPGGGTQFKDGVDHYIEFIEKTLAKIQWGKHIRVVLDVGCGVASFGGYLLDKNVITMSFAPKDEHEAQIQFALERGIPATLSVIGTQKLTFPDNGFDLIHCARCRVHWDADGGKPLYELNRILRPGGYFAWSATPVYRDDDRDQKVWKAMVAITKAMCWKVVAKADDSSGIGLVIYQKPTSSSCYEKRTENNPPLCENADGKNSSWYARLNSCLTPLPVDGKGKPQSWPMPWPQRLTSKPPSLPNDSDATDEFNKDSNRWSQLVSNVYADGLSINWSSVRNVMDMNAGYAGFAASLIDRPIWVMNVVPIDVPDTLSIILDRGLIGMYHDWCESFNTYPRTYDLLHASFLFKYLEQRCGLVDVIVEIDRILRPDGYLVIHDSMEMLNKLSPTLRSLHWSVKLHQNQFLVGRKSFWRPTSLGN
- the LOC11420721 gene encoding peptide-N4-(N-acetyl-beta-glucosaminyl)asparagine amidase A — its product is MQLHHTFSYFLFLFFIPSLHSHSHSHSQPNHYTISQEHSQKPHPNGPHQEFIEVTYPPPYQPTPSCSHQILHHTFANTIDTPPFTTPYTPPFHCPPPWTRVILHFHAKIKGEQYDRIAALWLAGVELLRTSTAQPDNSRIFWNVRKDITKYTSLLTQSNLDLTMMLENIINAEFTGEFHITVTLLYYYDKHKNSVSVPFNPISNAVSNSISRSRSLRSELKVPDSRVLNELPADLIIPICDSGKRGFWFRVEEEKQLKKRRIRIPRNTYKAVLELYVSFHGNDEFWYSNPPNSYITTNGLDTERGNGAYREVYVTIDGELVGSEIPFPVVFTGGINPLFWEPIVAIGAFDLPSYDMELTPFLGKLLDGKRHVFGIGVTRGLSFWLVNANLHLWVDHQSSVVRANRVIHHNPKTDVQRAEEFRGLDGEFRAEAETETMIEGWVMTSSGNITTVVSKGFSFRNVIKFKSNGTYKMVKQKFKAKKKVKVIDNRGEMISKLKVKRKYPLRVITVTEPHGLDDGYKLVTDLSHGFEEKYEGKGFIHSVSNEQESKGWINVMGHSVLDGHASTMQNYSYVDKLSCYNRNVAASNGRIVTDKSNFICENAM
- the LOC11421063 gene encoding ferritin-2, chloroplastic is translated as MLLKAAVNANASLFNSENTRLVPLLQRGTKLDRISVSATKGSNNNRVLTGVLFEPFEEVKKELDLVPIVPQDSLARHKFHVDSESAINEQINVEYNVSYVYHAMYAYFDRDNVALKGLAKFFKESSEEERGHAEKLMEYQNQRGGKVKLQSIVMPLSEFDHADKGDALHAMELALSLEKLTNEKLLNLHNVASKTGDVNLADFVESEFLGEQVEAIKKISEYVAQLRRVGKGHGVWHFDQMLLNEAAAA